Proteins co-encoded in one Dasypus novemcinctus isolate mDasNov1 chromosome 18, mDasNov1.1.hap2, whole genome shotgun sequence genomic window:
- the ZNF296 gene encoding zinc finger protein 296, giving the protein MSRRKAGSTPRRVDLAPAACADDEMEMPDLVIEVKPDPDARPLQAPELEPCSPKERPAPGRFGDESRHFPGSTPAGAALHAIGARSQWAPWTPLIPNPLDRQPWTDKRPDLLTCGRCLQTFPLEAITAFMDHKKLGCQLFRGPGPRQGSEREDLKALSCLHCGREFTEPWRLLCHAQGDHGLSIYQTEVEAPEAPLLGLAEVAAAMSTMVGPVAEAQGPRASTRRSPTCPVCKKTLSSFSNLKVHMRSHTGERPYACDQCPYACAQSSKLNRHKKTHRHVQPQSLCTADASREQASAAPPEPASHAAAPASTLPHSSGERTGAAATAGVQEPEAPGSGAQAGPNGEDWGVTTEQRTDPAKGQKTLPKKTQKPAGKSRGPGGRCEFCGKHFTNSSNLTVHRRSHTGERPYACELCPYACAQSSKLNRHRRMHGLGPDGIRFQCPHCHVPFGLRATLDKHLRQKHPEAGGGA; this is encoded by the exons ATGTCCCGCCGCAAGGCCGGCAGCACACCCCGCCGAGTAGACCTCGCGCCCGCCGCCTGCGCCGACGACGAGATGGAGATGCCCGACCTCGTCATCGAAGTGAAGCCCGACCCAGACGCGCGGCCCCTACAGGCCCCAGAGCTGGAGCCCTGCTCGCCGAAGGAGCGGCCCGCGCCCGGGCGGTTCGGGGACGAGTCCCGCCACTTCCCCGGCTCCACGCCCGCCGGGGCCGCCCTCCACGCCATTGGCGCCCGGAGCCAGTGGGCCCCGTGGACGCCGCTGATCCCGAACCCTCTCG ACCGCCAGCCCTGGACCGACAAACGCCCAGATCTGTTGACCTGTGGCCGCTGCTTACAAACCTTCCCGTTGGAGGCCATCACTGCCTTCATGGACCACAAGAAGCTGGGCTGTCAGCTCTTCAGAGGCCCTGGCCCCAGGCAGGGGTCAG aACGGGAGGACCTGAAAGCCCTGAGCTGCCTTCACTGCGGCAGAGAGTTCACCGAGCCCTGGAGGCTGCTGTGCCATGCCCAGGGGGACCATGGGCTGTCTATCTACCAGACGGAGGTGGAGGCCCCAGAGGCCCCGCTGCTGGGCCTGGCAGAGGTGGCTGCAGCCATGTCCACCATGGTGGGGCCAGTGGCCGAGGCCCAGGGCCCCCGGGCAAGCACCCGGCGGAGCCCAACCTGCCCTGTGTGCAAGAAGACGCTCAGTTCCTTCAGCAACCTCAAGGTGCATATGCGCTCGCACACGGGCGAGCGGCCCTACGCCTGCGACCAGTGTCCCTATGCCTGTGCCCAGAGCAGCAAGCTCAACCGCCACAAGAAGACCCACCGACACGTGCAGCCCCAGAGCCTCTGCACCGCAGACGCCAGCCGGGAACAGGCCTCGGCGGCCCCTCCAGAGCCAGCCTCCCATGCTGCCGCCCCGGCCAGCACCCTTCCGCACAGCAGTGGGGAAAGAACTGGAGCTGCTGCCACAGCAGGGGTCCAGGAGCCTGAGGCGCCTGGCAGTGGGGCTCAGGCAGGCCCCAACGGGGAAGATTGGGGGGTCACCACGGAACAGAGAACCGACCCTGCCAAGGGCCAGAAGACCTTACCCAAGAAGACGCAGAAGCCAGCGGGTAAGAGCCGTGGGCCCGGGGGCAGGTGCGAGTTCTGCGGGAAGCATTTCACCAACAGCAGCAACCTGACCGTGCACCGGCGCTCGCACACCGGAGAGCGGCCTTACGCCTGTGAGCTCTGCCCCTATGCCTGCGCCCAGAGCAGCAAGCTCAACCGCCACCGCCGCATGCACGGCCTGGGGCCCGATGGCATCCGCTTCCAGTGTCCCCACTGCCATGTGCCCTTTGGCCTACGTGCCACCCTGGACAAGCACCTGCGGCAGAAACACCCTGAGGCGGGCGGGGGCGCCTGA